One genomic window of Gracilinema caldarium DSM 7334 includes the following:
- a CDS encoding agmatine deiminase family protein, whose product MKTINTSTLRTPREDDFWMPPEWFPREGTLMSWPVRIEAWLDGLEEAREGYVEVARAIAEFEQLYMIARSSVDAKGYVPYDDARKRLPASVEVWDFPHDDSWVRDNGPTILVHKDGRRAGVNWQFNAWGKKYHPYEADNELAPRILEKLGLPRYDAPLILEGGSIHVDGEGTLLTTEECLLAKNRNPSLSKETIEAYLRSYLSVSTVIWLDRGLWGDETDGHVDNLACFVEPGRVLIQVAADPDSPNMPNSKKNLTILEEGRDARGRKLEFVTIPEPPRRTCRGESLTLSYINFYPVSGGLIVPVFGKDGDAEMKKADDRALGILREQYPERKIVPIDGMKIIKGGGNVHCITQQIPKGIKEQS is encoded by the coding sequence GTGAAAACGATTAATACCTCTACTTTACGAACTCCCCGTGAAGATGATTTCTGGATGCCTCCTGAATGGTTTCCCCGGGAAGGAACCCTTATGTCTTGGCCTGTCCGGATTGAAGCCTGGCTCGATGGTTTAGAAGAAGCCCGGGAGGGCTATGTGGAAGTTGCCCGGGCTATCGCTGAATTTGAACAGCTCTATATGATTGCCCGGTCCTCGGTAGATGCAAAGGGTTATGTTCCCTATGATGATGCCCGGAAACGGCTTCCTGCCTCGGTAGAAGTCTGGGATTTTCCCCATGATGATTCCTGGGTCCGGGATAATGGTCCCACAATCCTTGTTCATAAGGATGGCCGGCGGGCAGGTGTTAATTGGCAATTCAATGCCTGGGGAAAAAAGTACCATCCCTATGAAGCGGATAATGAACTAGCTCCCCGTATTCTGGAAAAGCTCGGTCTCCCCCGTTATGATGCGCCTCTTATCCTCGAAGGTGGTTCCATCCACGTGGATGGAGAAGGAACCCTGCTGACCACAGAAGAGTGTCTCCTGGCGAAAAACAGAAATCCCTCACTTTCCAAAGAAACTATCGAAGCATATCTTAGGTCCTACCTTTCGGTTTCGACCGTCATTTGGTTGGACCGTGGTCTTTGGGGGGATGAAACCGATGGTCATGTGGATAACCTGGCTTGTTTTGTTGAACCCGGCCGGGTACTCATTCAGGTTGCAGCGGACCCTGATTCGCCTAACATGCCAAACAGCAAGAAAAACCTGACGATTCTGGAAGAAGGTCGCGATGCAAGGGGCCGGAAACTGGAATTTGTTACGATTCCAGAGCCGCCCCGGCGTACCTGTAGGGGCGAAAGCCTTACCCTGAGTTACATCAATTTTTATCCCGTTTCCGGCGGACTTATTGTGCCGGTGTTTGGCAAAGATGGGGATGCGGAAATGAAAAAGGCCGATGATCGGGCCTTAGGGATACTGCGAGAACAGTATCCGGAAAGGAAGATTGTTCCCATCGACGGGATGAAAATTATAAAGGGTGGTGGAAATGTACATTGTATAACCCAGCAGATTCCAAAGGGTATCAAGGAGCAGTCATGA
- the aguB gene encoding N-carbamoylputrescine amidase yields the protein MRNVTVGAVQMSCSWNREENITKADQFLRQAAAKGAQIILLQELFETPYFCQKEKPEYFDLATEPENNPAIRHFQQVAKELSVVIPVSFFERANKAHYNSIAVIDADGTVLGVYRKSHIPDGPGYEEKFYFNPGDLGVKVWATAYGTIGVGICWDQWYPELARAMVLEGAELLFYPTAIGSEPQDASIDSMEHWRIVQRGHAGANLVPVIVANRVGKEQIEDSSITFYGSSFIADEHGQLVASADRTSETILVHTFDLDAIRRTRSAWGIFRDRRPDVYTALATYDGKNTHIGSKGSN from the coding sequence ATGAGAAATGTTACCGTAGGGGCAGTGCAGATGTCCTGTTCATGGAACAGGGAAGAAAATATTACAAAGGCAGACCAGTTCCTTCGCCAAGCCGCAGCAAAAGGGGCCCAAATAATCTTGCTTCAGGAATTATTTGAAACTCCCTATTTTTGCCAGAAAGAAAAGCCTGAGTATTTTGATCTTGCCACCGAACCGGAAAACAATCCGGCGATCCGTCACTTCCAGCAGGTGGCGAAGGAATTGTCCGTCGTAATTCCGGTGAGCTTTTTTGAACGGGCCAATAAGGCCCATTACAATTCAATTGCGGTCATCGATGCGGATGGCACCGTCTTGGGTGTGTACCGGAAAAGCCATATTCCGGATGGTCCCGGCTATGAAGAAAAATTCTATTTTAACCCGGGAGATCTGGGGGTAAAGGTCTGGGCCACCGCCTACGGAACTATCGGCGTGGGGATCTGCTGGGATCAGTGGTATCCTGAGCTTGCCCGGGCTATGGTATTGGAAGGGGCGGAGCTGCTCTTTTATCCCACCGCCATTGGTTCAGAACCCCAGGATGCATCCATCGATTCTATGGAACACTGGCGTATCGTTCAGCGGGGCCATGCGGGGGCGAATCTGGTGCCTGTCATTGTGGCAAACCGGGTCGGCAAGGAGCAAATAGAAGATTCCAGCATCACCTTTTATGGTTCTTCCTTTATTGCCGATGAACATGGCCAGCTCGTTGCATCGGCGGACCGCACCAGCGAAACCATTCTGGTTCACACCTTTGATCTGGATGCGATTCGTCGCACCCGAAGTGCCTGGGGCATTTTCCGGGACCGGCGTCCCGATGTATATACCGCACTGGCTACCTACGATGGAAAAAATACCCACATCGGCAGCAAAGGAAGCAATTAG